Within Terriglobia bacterium, the genomic segment TGGTTTGCAGCTGCCGCGCGAAAGCCCGGTCAGCCGCGTTGTTGATGTTTGTTAATTGGCGGTCTGTTGTTGGTGGTCAGGAACTGTCCCCCTGAGACAGGGGGACAGCCTTGCCGCAGGCAAGGCAGGGGGTCAGCCGCGACGAACTGTCTATCCGGCAAGCTCACCGGTAAAAGTACAGATAAGCGGCCACCGCCACCGCCCACCCGCCCTTCAACCACGATTGCCAGATTTCCAACTTCCTCACCCGCGCGGATAACTTCCGGAGCTCCACCAGCTCTCCCCGGATCTCTCCAAGCAGCATGAGAATTTGATCATTGGTATCCATATCGATATCTTCGATAAGGGGGGCCAGGCCCCCGCGCCCCAGACTTCCGGAGCGCGAGAGCCCGGCCATTCCCATCTAGATGCAGATCCGTTCCACCAGGCTGCTCCAGTCGGATGGACCCAGTTTCCCGAGCGCCCGAACCTGGAAGATGTAATTCACTCCCTTGTTCAGGCCATTGATGGGAACTGCCGGTTTTGTGCCGGTGACCGTCGTCTCAGTCCAGACGGCGGTAGCTCCGGCGGCGGGTTCCGGCGCGTAGCGGATTTCGTACATACGGGCTTTGGAGACGGGTTGCATCGTCACCAGAAGCTGCCCGGTGCTGCCTTGATCGAGGGAAATGATCAGCGGCACAGCGACCGGTTGCGGCGGCGTTCTCTGTCCTGTGGACGAGAGCACGAAACCGCTCGAGACGAAGGTGGGTACATCGCCCTTGCAGGCCGACTCGACGTAGTGTCCGAGCAGGCGAAACATGACGATGGCGGCGTTGCGGCACTTGTCGCGCAGAACGGTGGCGGCTTTGCCCCCTTCGAGCGCGTCAGCAACCGCCGCAGTACAGGCGTCGATAGCGGTCTGGAAACTCGGCATATCGACCGGTGGGGTGGGATAAGCCGGATTGTTCAACATCTTGTCGTGCACGGCGTTCAGACGCGCGAGCAGATCGTTGTCGGACATTCCGGTGACTCCCAGGACTGGTTTCAGAATGTTCAATTTGGTTGCCATATGTGGCACCTCCTTTTGTGATGCGCGGTTTCTAACTAACCGCGCGCTGTTAACGGTTATCGGCCGCGTGAATAAATTGGGGCTGAACTGCGGCCCGTCCTTCCAGCCCCAAGCTTTGAATGTCTTCTAGCGTTAGATTTAAGCGTCAGTCGATGTATCGGCTTTGCGCTTCAATCCACACCAGTTCTTCCCGTTTCGCATGCCTTCTCATGTGGGCGATCGACCGTCGGACCCGGCGCTTCAACTGCCGGATGCTCTGGTCACATCGCGACCTCGCCTCCGTCAGGTGATACCTCGCGACCGCCGACTTGTCGGCTGCCGCCAGCATCGCCATATACGCATCGATCGCGTATTCCGCCGCCGCGATACCCGCTCTCAACAGGGCTTCGACTCCCATATGAATCTCACGATCGTCCTGCCGTTCCGCGAGCGTCTCCGCGATGGCATTACCCACCGCCAGCAGCGCATTGATCTCTCTTGGTAGTGAACTTCGTTTCATCATCGTTACCTTCCTTTCGGGCTCGGTTTTGATTTCGGCCCATACTATGTAAATCGATGGAAAGTGGAAAAAGTACTAATCGCAAATCGAGAGTTCAGGGTGCAAAATCACCGTAGGGCGCTGCGCCGGAAGGACTTAATCGCGAAAAAGATTTTTTTCGCGCCGCGAAGAGTTAAGAAAGTCGCGGCGATAACTATGAAACGACTTCCAGAGTTGAGAAACTCGCTTCGTTAATCGACAAAATCATTTTGCCGATTAAGAAAACTCCTTTGTCGATTCACAAGGTCATTTTCTTAATTAACAAAGTTCCTTTGTCAATCGACAAAACGACTTTGTTAATCGACAAAATGACGTTCAGAATTAAGAAACTGACTCTGTCAACTCTGAAAATGGTTTTGTTAATCGACAAAGTGACTTTCATAACTCCAAAACGAATTCCAGAGTTAAGACAGTCGTTTTGTTAACTCTGAAATTCGATTTGGAATCGACAAAGTCGTGTTCATAACTCTGGAAACGACTTTGTCGATTAACGAGATCGGTCGTTCAATTCTTCAGGCTCGAGAGGATCCGCGCAAACGTATTAGCCACGTCGACGCTGTATTCTTGTTGGTTCTCAGAGGAATGGATGAACAACCGGATTGGCTCAATTAGAGCCTGAGCCTTATCGGGCGCCCATGGGTCCAGCAGGTGTTCGCAGATGATGCAGAGTGTGTAGCAAAATGCCGGGTTCTCGTCGTGATGTTCTGTCGCAATCTCTTTAAGAGCAAGGACATCATCACGAGTGAGAGAGATCTTAGTGGCGATGGGCAGTAAGCTGTCCTTCAGCGGCATGCGTTTGGATCAACTCGTCCAAAGTCATTATGGCGCGAACCCACACTCCCTGGGCTTCGATGTTGGCGCGACCTCCGTCTTGTTCCCTGTCGACTATGGCGACAACGCCGACAACTTCAAAGCCTTCGTCCCGGCTGCTTTGAATTGCTTTAATGATCGAGTCGCCCCGTGTAATCACGTCGTCGACAATCAGTACTTTGTCGCCAGAGCGAACGGTGCCCTCGACAAGTTTCTGCATGCCATGTTTTTTCGGTACTTTCCGAATCACGAAGGATCGCAGTTCGCGGCCGCGCCGGTAAGCTGCCAGGGAGACCGCCACGCCAATCGGATAAGCGCCAAGCTCCAAGCCGCCTGCAACATCAAATTCGACATCTGACGCGGTATCGAGGATGACATCCCCAAGTAATTCAATCATTTGTGGGTAAGAAAGGCCACGTTTGCAATCCACATAGTGATGACTCGTACTGCCCGAGGCCAGCTTAAACTCAACGTCTCGGTACTCGTAGGATGTTCTACAAACGATCTCTATAAGCTTTTGGCGCGCCGCGCTACCCATCATTCCTCGCATTTAAATGGCTCCCGGGCTTCGGGACCCTCTTTGGATATTTTATAGGGTTAGAAGTGATTCATCTTAGAAATAAAACCCGCAACTGGACCAAACCAACCCCAAAACGTCAATAGTCTTCTGCGTTCATACTTACCTAATTTGTATATTTTCAGATACACACGGACATGTCAGGTCCACATGGGTATATGCTGAGATTTCGGACACAAAGCGACACAAGTATCGTACCGCAAGCTGGCATTTATTTTCAGAAGCGTAATTATGTATCCCAATTGATACAACATGTCGTTCAAGGATTCCCCTCTGGCGGCAGGTCTTTTAGAGGACTTGGCCCGAAAACTTGAGGAAGAAGCAGAAAGCCGAGGCAGTCAGACAGAACTTGCCGAGCAGTTGGGGATCGTGCGGAGCCATATGCTCAAGATCATCAAGACGAAGAAGGCTGACTTTGCGACGATCGTGGAACTCGCGGAACGCTTGGGCATCGTCGTCGAGCATGACGGCTTCGTCATAGGGCCGATCAGCCAGAGCGGCAGCAATCGAGGCAGGCGTAATAGGATTCCCTCGGCAACGATCCGGATATTACGGAGCTGACCGACAACGTCAAAGTAAGGAACGTCCTTATCAGCGGTCTCGTTAAAATCGCGGGCGGCACGGCATGGCTATGGTCGAGGCCGGACTTTGCGGAAGCGGTCGATGTCCTTTTTCTGGATGAGGCCGGCCAATTCCCGCTGGCCAATGCACTCGCGATCTCTCAGGGAGCCCGGTCCCTTGTTCTTGTCGGAGACCCGCAGCAGCTCGAAGCGCCTCTGCAGGGATCACATCCTGAAGGGACGGATGTTTCTGCCTTGCACCATATGCTTGCTGGGCGGCAGACGATGCCTCCCGAGCTGGGCCTCTTTCTCGCGGAAACTCGCCGTTTGTCGCCGCCGATCTGCGAATTTACGTCCGAACAGTTCTACGAGGGCCGCCTTGTTTCCCATGCCGGGAACGAGCGGCAGTCGATCAGCGGCCATCCCGCGATTCGAGGCGCAGGCCTCTGGTTTGCGCCGACGCCTCACCAGGGGAATCGCAGTTCTGCGCCAGAGGAGGTTCAAAGGGTGACAGAACTCGTTGGCTCGTTGCTGGGTGGCGCCGTCACTTGGACGGATACCGTGGGCCAAACACATCCTCTCGGGCTACCGGACATCCTCATTGTCACCCCGTACAACGCGCAAGCAGCCGCCTTGCAGCGCACAATTCCCGGGATTAACGTCGGCACCGTCGACAAATTTCAAGGCCAGGAAGCGCCGATCGTCATCTACTCGATGGCGACGTCGTCTCCCGAAGACGCGCCCCGAGGCATGGAGTTCCTGTACAGTTTGAACCGGCTGAATGTCGCAACCTCTCGCGCACGTTGCGCCTGTATTCTTGTCGCAAACCCGGGCTTGTTGCAGCCGGATTGTCGAACACCACGCCAGATGCGGCTGGCCAATGCCTTCTGCCGGTATTTGGAGTTGGCGCAGATCTGTTAGATTATCGAAAACGGAGGGAATCGTGTTCAGGTGCCTTGTCTGCGGTTCCATAGCGGCAACACAAGGATTTGTGAACGAAGTGTTCACCATCGGCGAGAGGCGCGTGATGGTGGAACACATTCCCGGGGAAATTTGCGACCGATGTGGCGAGGCGGCCTTCTCTCGGGAGACAACCGAAAGAGTTCGGAAACTCGTTCATGGCGAGGGGCGCCCGGTGCGAACAATTTCCATGGACGTGTTCGCTCTGAGATGAACGACAACTCACTATGGAGAGATCAATGACATGACGGATCGGATTGAATTAAATCCCAAAGTCATGATGGGGAAGCCAGTGATCCGCGGGACACGGATTACCGTGGAACTCCTTCTCAGAAAGTTAAGCGAGGGAGCGACTGAGCAAGATCTTTTAGATGCGTATCCACGTCTCATCCAAGCGGACATTCAAGCCGCGATCGCCTATGCCGCCGATTCGATCGCTCACGAAGAAACCGTGTTCCTGCGTCCCGCGAAGCCCCGCGCCAGGACCAAGCAGTAACTGGTGCAGTTCCTCGCCGACGAAGGCTGCGACTTCGCGGTTGTTCGAGCGCTAAGAACAGCCGGCCACGACGTTCTCTCAGTCGCCGAGATTGCGAGGAGAGCAGACGAGCGTGACGTCATTCGAATCGCATGAACAGGATCGGATACTGTTGACGGAGGAAGACGGCTCGGTATATAGACCCACGTTGGGTGCTGTCACTGACTACAATTAAAGAAGAGCTATGGCCACTTCGCAACAATTGAAAGCGCTCCTGGAGAGCTATTCGGCAGGTGACGAGGAGCGTTTCCTGGCAATAGCAATGCAGCTGGCCGCGCACGAAGCGCGCCAAGGGCATCCAAAACTTGCCAAAGAACTGCGCGACATCATTGATTCCGTGAAGGCAAAGCGGCCATTGGCCCGTGTTGTCGCAAAAACTGTTCCCCTTGTCCAACCGCGTGGCGAGCTGTCTGGGTTGCTGTCGGCCTCTTATCCAAAAACTCGGCTGTCAGATATGTGCCTGACTTCTGACGTTTTGAGCAGACTGCAACGAATCATTCGGGAGCATCGGCAAGAGCACAAGTTGCGAAATCATGGACTCGTTCCACGGCGGAAGGTTCTGTTGCTTGGGCACCGGGTTCCGGTAAGACGATGACGGCCTCGGCCCTTGCAGGCGAAATGGATCTTCCGCTGTTCACGATCGTCCTGGAAGTGCTGATCACGAGATTCATGGGCGAGACAGCAGCAAAACTGAAGCTTGTCTTCGATTCAATCCAACAGGTCCGTGGCGTCTATCTGTTCGACGAGTTCGATGCGATTGGCAGCAAAAGGATTCTTGCTAATGACGTGGGCGAGATTCGCAGAGTTCTA encodes:
- a CDS encoding fibronectin type III domain-containing protein; this translates as MATKLNILKPVLGVTGMSDNDLLARLNAVHDKMLNNPAYPTPPVDMPSFQTAIDACTAAVADALEGGKAATVLRDKCRNAAIVMFRLLGHYVESACKGDVPTFVSSGFVLSSTGQRTPPQPVAVPLIISLDQGSTGQLLVTMQPVSKARMYEIRYAPEPAAGATAVWTETTVTGTKPAVPINGLNKGVNYIFQVRALGKLGPSDWSSLVERICI
- a CDS encoding DUF433 domain-containing protein, with protein sequence MTDRIELNPKVMMGKPVIRGTRITVELLLRKLSEGATEQDLLDAYPRLIQADIQAAIAYAADSIAHEETVFLRPAKPRARTKQ
- a CDS encoding YgiT-type zinc finger protein; translation: MPSAGIWSWRRSVRLSKTEGIVFRCLVCGSIAATQGFVNEVFTIGERRVMVEHIPGEICDRCGEAAFSRETTERVRKLVHGEGRPVRTISMDVFALR
- the pyrE gene encoding orotate phosphoribosyltransferase — its product is MRGMMGSAARQKLIEIVCRTSYEYRDVEFKLASGSTSHHYVDCKRGLSYPQMIELLGDVILDTASDVEFDVAGGLELGAYPIGVAVSLAAYRRGRELRSFVIRKVPKKHGMQKLVEGTVRSGDKVLIVDDVITRGDSIIKAIQSSRDEGFEVVGVVAIVDREQDGGRANIEAQGVWVRAIMTLDELIQTHAAEGQLTAHRH
- a CDS encoding C-terminal helicase domain-containing protein, whose translation is MPPELGLFLAETRRLSPPICEFTSEQFYEGRLVSHAGNERQSISGHPAIRGAGLWFAPTPHQGNRSSAPEEVQRVTELVGSLLGGAVTWTDTVGQTHPLGLPDILIVTPYNAQAAALQRTIPGINVGTVDKFQGQEAPIVIYSMATSSPEDAPRGMEFLYSLNRLNVATSRARCACILVANPGLLQPDCRTPRQMRLANAFCRYLELAQIC